The Aquiluna sp. KACHI24 genome contains a region encoding:
- a CDS encoding MDR family MFS transporter encodes MASKPKREAANQSTGEMSHREVLVVLIGLMSGMFLAALDQSVVGAAMRTIADDLGGLSMQAWATTAYLITSTVSTPIYGKLGDIFGRRPLFLVAISIFVVGSVTTGLANNMFELALYRALQGLGAGGLFSLALTIVADIVPPRERARYQGMFLAVFGTSSLLGPIIGGAFAGFDQLLFIDGWRWVFLINIPIGAISLFMVFKFLHVPHNPRPQKIDWWGAVTIVLAVVPVLLVAEQGRTWGWTSLPTIALGLVGVFGIIAFLIVEKRMGDAALIPFSIFKSQTFARTQILGFVIGIGMFGGMIVLPLVIQVAYGASPTEAGLLMLPMVAGMMTATITAGRVTSKLGKYRIFFNTGTATLFMGYAYMFLLLTADTPIWVVSIGMVLIGLGLGQLMQTTMVASQNSVEAKDIGVATSTTTFFRQIGGTLGVAVFMSILFSQLKDQVLTAFEKPEVQKGFAEALADKELLADPQNEKILKLLSDQSGADAISEDSSFLIGADDRLTAPFRIGFVESSLDVFLIAGGVVLVAFVLSWFIKEVPLRAKSASAEAAAGNH; translated from the coding sequence TTGGCTTCGAAACCAAAGCGGGAAGCCGCAAATCAAAGCACTGGTGAAATGTCTCACCGTGAAGTGTTGGTAGTCCTAATCGGTCTGATGTCTGGCATGTTCCTCGCCGCACTGGATCAGTCCGTAGTGGGTGCCGCTATGCGAACCATCGCCGATGATCTAGGCGGGCTCTCAATGCAAGCTTGGGCAACCACTGCCTACCTGATCACCTCGACAGTGAGCACGCCTATCTATGGAAAGCTCGGCGACATCTTTGGCCGTCGTCCGCTGTTCTTGGTGGCTATCTCGATTTTTGTAGTGGGTTCTGTAACCACGGGTCTTGCCAACAACATGTTTGAGCTAGCGCTTTACCGAGCCCTACAGGGACTCGGAGCAGGCGGTCTGTTCTCGCTGGCCCTGACGATCGTCGCAGACATCGTTCCGCCCAGGGAGCGAGCTCGATACCAGGGTATGTTCCTGGCTGTGTTTGGCACATCTTCGCTGCTTGGCCCAATCATCGGTGGCGCATTCGCGGGCTTTGATCAACTGCTTTTCATTGACGGCTGGCGCTGGGTGTTCTTGATCAACATTCCAATCGGTGCCATCTCACTTTTCATGGTGTTCAAATTCCTACACGTTCCTCACAACCCAAGGCCTCAGAAGATTGACTGGTGGGGTGCTGTAACAATCGTTTTGGCAGTTGTTCCGGTTCTACTGGTCGCCGAACAGGGTCGAACCTGGGGCTGGACCTCCTTGCCCACAATTGCGCTCGGTTTGGTGGGAGTATTCGGAATCATCGCATTCCTGATTGTCGAGAAGCGGATGGGTGATGCCGCCCTGATTCCATTCTCTATTTTCAAGAGCCAGACTTTCGCCCGCACTCAGATCCTTGGCTTCGTAATTGGTATCGGAATGTTCGGCGGCATGATCGTGCTGCCACTGGTGATTCAGGTTGCCTACGGAGCATCGCCAACTGAGGCTGGCCTTTTGATGCTGCCGATGGTGGCTGGCATGATGACCGCCACCATCACAGCGGGCCGAGTCACGTCAAAGCTCGGTAAGTACCGCATTTTCTTCAATACTGGAACCGCAACCCTGTTCATGGGATATGCCTACATGTTCCTATTGCTCACCGCAGACACGCCAATCTGGGTTGTATCTATTGGGATGGTGTTGATTGGTCTTGGGCTTGGCCAGCTGATGCAAACCACCATGGTTGCCTCTCAGAACTCGGTTGAAGCCAAGGACATTGGTGTTGCAACCAGCACAACGACCTTCTTCCGTCAAATAGGCGGAACCCTGGGTGTTGCGGTATTCATGTCGATTCTCTTCAGCCAGCTCAAGGATCAGGTCTTGACGGCCTTCGAGAAGCCAGAGGTTCAAAAGGGTTTCGCCGAAGCATTGGCTGACAAGGAACTCCTTGCTGACCCGCAGAATGAAAAGATTCTCAAACTGCTGAGTGACCAGTCTGGAGCTGATGCAATCTCGGAGGACTCCTCCTTCTTGATTGGAGCAGACGATCGCCTTACCGCTCCATTCCGAATCGGTTTCGTCGAGTCATCGCTCGATGTTTTCCTAATCGCAGGCGGCGTTGTATTGGTGGCGTT